CAGCGGTCCCCGAACGGACCCGACAGAGGACACCATGACTAGCCCCACCACCTACGACCAACTCGATAACGCCATCACGCTCATGCTCGCCGAGCCGGAGACAGCACTGCCCACGCTCGATGCCGAGGCGAGCGGACTGCTCGAGCTCGCCGCCGAGCTGCGCAGCCTGCCTCGTCCGGAATTCCATGCCGCACTCGAGAATGACCTGCGCTACGCGCTCGGCCTGCCACTGCGTCCCAAGCTGCCCCCGATTGTTCGTCGGCCTGCGGCGCAAATCGCACCGGAACAAGCGCTGCCGACGCTGTTCGGCGCCGGTCCCGCAACCTATCCCGTGCGACAAAGAAACTTTGCGCTCTCCATGGCGGTGCATGCCGCGATGATTGCGCTGGTGCTCGGCTCCACCATGTTCGTCGCGAAGGTCAGCAGCACGAAACATCAGAATGTGACTGCGCTCGTGAGCCCGGAGCTGAGTGAGTACAACCTGCCGATCAGTGATGGGAAAGCTGGTGGCGGCGGTGGAGGCGGCGACCGCGACAAGCTCGATGCTTCTGCCGGACGCCTGCCGAAGGCTTCGCTGAGCCAAGTGACACCGCCGAGCGCGGTCATCCGCAATCCGAATCCGGCGCTCGCGGTAGAGCCGACAGTCGTTATGCCGAACATCAACGTGCCGCAGCCTAACCTGGCCGCGCTCGGTGATCCGCTGGCGCGCCTCGACCGACCGCCATCGAATGGCACCGGCTCGGGCGGTGGCATCGGCAGTGGCGATGGCGGCGGCGTGGGTAGCGGCCGCGGCCCCGGCGTTGGCCCTGGATGGGGAGGTGGCATCGGCGGTGGCGCATACCGCGTAGGTGGAGGAGTAAGCGCGCCGCGCGCCATCTACGCGCCTGATCCGGATTACTCCGAAGAAGCGCGCAAGGCGAAGTATCAGGGCTCCGTCGTGCTGTGGTTGATCGTGGGGCCGGATGGCCGGCCGCGCGACGTGAAGGTCGTCCGCTCGCTCGGCATGGGTCTCGATGAGAAAGCGGTCGAGGCCGTCCGCACATGGAAGTTCGAGCCCGCGTTAAAAGATGGCAGGGCGGTGCCCGTGCAGGTGAACATCGAGGTGAGCTTCCGGCTTTATTGAAACCACGCAGAGGCATTGCCGCAGCCGGAGAGGATCTCTCAGGCTGCTTGTTTTGGAGACGGCCAGAAGGCCGTCTCCACCTTCGACAACCGCGCCGTAGCTCAAGCCGCCAGCTCGTAGAGGAATTCAACATACGAACGTACCGCACCGTCGATGCCCTGCACCTTCGGATTCGACGATTCGATGACGTAGTACTCGTCGGGCGCGTGCGCGCCGGAGCCGTGGCCCAATCCGAAGTGTCCGGCACCGAGGTGCAACGGCTCTCCGGTAAAGACGTATCCCGGCCACGAGCCGGCGTTACGCGGCAGCAGGATAGGGTCGATGCCCGCGCGTTTGTATACCCGCTCCTGCACCTTGATGATCTTCGCGTCGGCAGGAGTGGAATTTGGGTCGTAGCCGCCGGTCATGTTCACGTTGATGTCGCCATAACCATGCTTGACCAGGTGCGCCTTGAGCGCGGCGAGCGCCTCGCTCGCCTTCATGTCGGGAACCAGACGCAAATCCAGCTTGGCGACCGCTTGGTGCGGCAGGATGGTCTTGCCGCCGGGGCCGGTGTAGCCGCCGACCAATCCCTCGATGTTCACGGTGGGACGCGACATCAGCATCTCCAGCGATTCCTGGAAACTCACGTCGTGGATCCAATGCTTCACGCCCAGGGATTTCTTCGCGACCTCTTCATTCATCCGCTTGGCGGCGACGGCGATCATCTGCTTCTCCGCGGCGCTGAGCGGCCGGGCTTTATCGGCAAATCCAGCGATGGCCGGGTCGTTGCCGTCTTCGGAGACCAAGGTCGAGAGCGCTTTCACCAGGTGCCACGCCGGGCTGTCGACGCGCGCCTTCAGGCTGGAGTGGATGTCTTTCGCCGGACCGCGTCCCCACAGCTCGCCGCTCGAGGTGAGCTCGCACTCGATCACGCCCTTCGCGCCCAAGGTCAGCGTGACGCTGCCGTCGGGAGCTTGCGACGCGCTGGGCATGAAGATGCCTTCCACATGCTTGAGCGCGGCCAGCACTTCGGGCCGGCGCACCACTTGCGGAAAGTGGGGCGAGCCGATCTCTTCTTCACCTTCCGCGACGAGCACGAGGTTCACCGGCAGCTTGCGTCCGGCGCCGCGGATGGCGTGGAGCGCCGCGATGAAGGCCGCCTCCGGGCCTTTCTGGTTCACCGCGCCGCGGCCCATAACCACTTTGCCGAAGCCCGGCTTGTCGACCAGGGCCGCATCCCACGGCGGTGACGACCACTCGGCCGGATCGACCTGCTTCACGTCGTACATGAAGTAGAGGCCGAGCGTGCGGGGCGCGCCGGCGTCGAGCGTGGCGAAGATCCCTGGCTCTCCATCGGTAGGAAGCTTGGTAACGGACTGGAAGCCGGCATCCTTTAGCATCTGCATGGTCAGGGCGCAACCTTCGTTCATGCCGCGGTTCTCCGCCGCGATCGAAGGCTGCCGGATCCACTGCTGCAGCCGCTGCACGGTCTCGTCGTGCCGCTTCTGGATCTCGCTCGTGATCGGAGCCAGGTCGTCCTGCTGGGTGAAGGCCGCGCGCGGCAGCGCCATCGCCACCCCGCTCATCGCTGCGCCATAAAGAAGCTCTCGCCGGTTCATGGCCGAACAAGATAGACCGTGGATGCGGGGCGTGTCCACCGTTGGGCGTCACGCGACGGCGGTCGCGAGACGTTGCGCGCGGCGTATTTGCAAGCTACACTCGCGCACATACCCTTTGCAGACCATTGGGAAATACGAGGTCCTGGAAGTCATCGGCCATGGCGGGATGGGCGTGGTCTACCGCGCCCGCGACGCTGCTATCGGACGCCACGTCGCACTCAAGGTGATGGGCGCTGCTCTTGCCCAGCAAGGCGAGTTGCGCGAGCGCTTCCTGCGTGAGGCGCGCGCCGCCGGCAACCTGCAACATCCCAACATCGTGGTGATCTACGACCTCGGCGAGGACAATGGCGCGCCCTACATCGCCATGGAATACCTGGCGGGCGAGCCGCTCGATAAAGCGCTGGCCGCAAACACGCTGACCACCAAAGCCAAGCTCGAGATCTTCGCGCTCATCTGCGATGGGCTGCACTTCGCGCACCAGAGCGGCGTGATCCATCGCGACGTGAAGCCGGCCAACGTGATCCTGCCGACAAAAGGAGGCGCGAAGCTGGTGGACTTTGGCATCGCGCGCACCGGCGATGCCGGCATCACGCGCACCGGCATGATGATCGGCACGGTGGCCTACATGGCGCCCGAACAGCTCAAGGCCAAGCCGGTGGACGCGCGGTCAGACGTTTTCTCCGCCGGCGCCATGCTCTACGAGATGCTCGCCGGCAAACTTCCCTTCGAGGGCGAATCCACCGCCGAGACCATGATGCGGATCCTGCAGGAAGAGCCACCGGAACTGAAGGCCGAGGGCGTAGTGTCGCCCCAGTCGCTAGCCAAGCTGGTGGGCCGCGCGCTCGAGAAAGAGCCGGCAGACCGTTACCAGACCGCGCGCGAGTTTGGCGAGGCGGTGCGCGATTACTTGCTGGCGCAGGAGCTCAGCGGGATGAGGGCGACTTCTATCCGCCCGCTTCCGGATGTGTCGCAGCTGCGCGAACCGGCGGCCACAGTGGCTCCGGCGCCGACGCGCATGAGCGCGGCGCCACCCGTGAGCGCTCCGAAAGCTACCGCGATGGATCCTGCGGCGCAGCCCGCGCACGCGACGAGGGCCACTTCGCTTCGCAGCGGCGAAGGTCGAGGGTCTGGAAAGAAGGTGATGTTTATCGCGGCGGCGCTCATCGCGATATTCGTTGTCGCGCTCGTCTGGAGCAAGAGGGAGAGGCAAGACGCGCAGTCAGCAGCGTCGGAAGTGACAGCGGCGGCGACGTCGCTGGGCGCGGCACCGGGTGTGACTCCGGCGAGCCCGGCCAACCAACCGGCAGCAACGGCGCCTGCGTCGTCGCCTGCGTCAACGCCGACTCCAACGCCAGCGGCGCCCGTCGTCAAATCCGAGTCCAAGCAGGCCGAGCCGACTCCCGCCAAGTTGGTGCCGACCCCTCCGTTGCCGACGATGCAGACCACCGCGTCAGGCGTGAAGTACTGGGACACGAAGGAAGGTACCGGCGCCGTGGCGACCAAGGGCAAGACGGTCACGGTGCTGTACAGCGGACACCTGACCGATGGGACGCCGTTCGGCAGCGCTAACGCCGGGAAACCGTTCGAGTTTCCGCTCGGGAAGGGCATGATGATCAAGGGTTGGGAGGAAGGCATCGAGGGCATGAAGGTCGGCGGGAAGCGCAGGCTGCGCGTCCCGCCGGAAGCCGG
This Acidobacteriota bacterium DNA region includes the following protein-coding sequences:
- a CDS encoding energy transducer TonB — protein: MTSPTTYDQLDNAITLMLAEPETALPTLDAEASGLLELAAELRSLPRPEFHAALENDLRYALGLPLRPKLPPIVRRPAAQIAPEQALPTLFGAGPATYPVRQRNFALSMAVHAAMIALVLGSTMFVAKVSSTKHQNVTALVSPELSEYNLPISDGKAGGGGGGGDRDKLDASAGRLPKASLSQVTPPSAVIRNPNPALAVEPTVVMPNINVPQPNLAALGDPLARLDRPPSNGTGSGGGIGSGDGGGVGSGRGPGVGPGWGGGIGGGAYRVGGGVSAPRAIYAPDPDYSEEARKAKYQGSVVLWLIVGPDGRPRDVKVVRSLGMGLDEKAVEAVRTWKFEPALKDGRAVPVQVNIEVSFRLY
- a CDS encoding M20/M25/M40 family metallo-hydrolase; the protein is MNRRELLYGAAMSGVAMALPRAAFTQQDDLAPITSEIQKRHDETVQRLQQWIRQPSIAAENRGMNEGCALTMQMLKDAGFQSVTKLPTDGEPGIFATLDAGAPRTLGLYFMYDVKQVDPAEWSSPPWDAALVDKPGFGKVVMGRGAVNQKGPEAAFIAALHAIRGAGRKLPVNLVLVAEGEEEIGSPHFPQVVRRPEVLAALKHVEGIFMPSASQAPDGSVTLTLGAKGVIECELTSSGELWGRGPAKDIHSSLKARVDSPAWHLVKALSTLVSEDGNDPAIAGFADKARPLSAAEKQMIAVAAKRMNEEVAKKSLGVKHWIHDVSFQESLEMLMSRPTVNIEGLVGGYTGPGGKTILPHQAVAKLDLRLVPDMKASEALAALKAHLVKHGYGDINVNMTGGYDPNSTPADAKIIKVQERVYKRAGIDPILLPRNAGSWPGYVFTGEPLHLGAGHFGLGHGSGAHAPDEYYVIESSNPKVQGIDGAVRSYVEFLYELAA
- a CDS encoding protein kinase produces the protein MQTIGKYEVLEVIGHGGMGVVYRARDAAIGRHVALKVMGAALAQQGELRERFLREARAAGNLQHPNIVVIYDLGEDNGAPYIAMEYLAGEPLDKALAANTLTTKAKLEIFALICDGLHFAHQSGVIHRDVKPANVILPTKGGAKLVDFGIARTGDAGITRTGMMIGTVAYMAPEQLKAKPVDARSDVFSAGAMLYEMLAGKLPFEGESTAETMMRILQEEPPELKAEGVVSPQSLAKLVGRALEKEPADRYQTAREFGEAVRDYLLAQELSGMRATSIRPLPDVSQLREPAATVAPAPTRMSAAPPVSAPKATAMDPAAQPAHATRATSLRSGEGRGSGKKVMFIAAALIAIFVVALVWSKRERQDAQSAASEVTAAATSLGAAPGVTPASPANQPAATAPASSPASTPTPTPAAPVVKSESKQAEPTPAKLVPTPPLPTMQTTASGVKYWDTKEGTGAVATKGKTVTVLYSGHLTDGTPFGSANAGKPFEFPLGKGMMIKGWEEGIEGMKVGGKRRLRVPPEAGYGATGIGGEIPPNSTLIFDVQLLAVK